In Carya illinoinensis cultivar Pawnee chromosome 9, C.illinoinensisPawnee_v1, whole genome shotgun sequence, the following are encoded in one genomic region:
- the LOC122276510 gene encoding uncharacterized GPI-anchored protein At1g61900-like isoform X4, producing the protein MVSLFESDTTEDMKERASLKLSRNIILAEVFLLVVCFHECCCSQLDHLSDPVLMDKKGDAILPETSPSGSPRPFLPLLAPSPLVPFTNTTVTKLSGICLLNFTAAESLMNVTAIDCWSAFAPFLANVICCPQLEATLEILIGQSSKETNVLALNGTLAKSCLSDIEKVLVGQGANENLTQICSIHASKLTEASCPVNGVNELESIVDTSKLLAACEEIDPVKECCSQICRSAILEAATRIALKSSELLSMDGAHILPQHSTRVNDCKSIVLRWLASKLNASHAKKVLRELSSCNVNKVCPLVFPDIRHVVTGCGDRINNQTTCCGAMGSYVSHLQKQSFITNLQALDCAASLGTRLRKSNITKNVYSLCHINLKDFSLQVGNQGNVHDAYALRTDSL; encoded by the exons atggtttctCTGTTTGAGAGTGATACTACAGAAGACATGAAGGAGAGGGCATCTCTCAAGCTCAGTCGCAACATCATTCTTGCGGAAGTCTTTCTGTTGGTTGTCT GTTTCCATGAATGTTGCTGCAGCCAGTTAGATCATCTTAGTGATCCTGTTTTAATGGATAAAAAAGGGGATGCGATTCTTCCTGAGACCTCTCCTAGTGGGTCTCCTCGGCCTTTTCTTCCTCTCCTTGCACCTTCACCACTGGTACCCTTCACAAATACCACTGTCACAAAATTATCAg GTATCTGTTTGTTAAACTTCACTGCTGCTGAAAGCTTGATGAATGTAACAGCAATAGATTGCTGGTCGGCATTTGCACCATTTCTGGCTAATGTAATCTGTTGTCCCCAGTTGGAAGCCACCCTTGAAATTCTCATTGGTCAATCAAGTAAAGAAACCAATGTTCTTGCTTTAAATGGGACCCTTGCCAAATCTTGTCTATCGGATATTGAGAAGGTTTTGGTAGGCCAAGGTGCAAATGAGAATCTCACACAGATTTGCTCAATTCATGCTTCAAAACTCACTGAAGCATCTTGCCCTGTCAATGGTGTTAATGAGTTGGAGAGCATTGTTGATACTTCGAAGCTTCTGGCAGCTTGTGAAGAGATTGATCCTGTGAAAGAATGCTGCAGCCAAATTTGTCGGAGTGCGATATTAGAAGCTGCTACGAGGATTGCATTGAAATCTTCTGAGCTTTTGAGCATGGATGGGGCCCATATATTACCTCAGCACTCTACCAGGGTGAATGATTGTAAAAGTATTGTCCTCCGTTGGCTGGCTAGCAAACTTAATGCTTCTCATGCGAAAAAAGTTCTCAGAGAACTATCCAGTTGCAATGTAAATAAAG TTTGCCCCCTGGTGTTTCCTGACATTAGGCATGTGGTAACGGGCTGTGGGGATCGGATAAATAACCAAACAACATGCTGTGGTGCCATGGGAAGCTATGTATCCCACTTGCAAAAGCAGAGTTTTATAACTAACTTGCAGGCTTTGGATTGTGCTGCATCATTGGGAACAAGGTTAAGAAAATCAAATATTACCAAAAATGTATACAGCCTGTGTCATATTAACCTCAAGGATTTTTCCCTCCAAG
- the LOC122276779 gene encoding uncharacterized protein LOC122276779, producing MGNCCRRESRSMVWAGDDWGSLTSKIDEEADHNQNTYNVERLRLLGENGAFALSNSSSTSTGTTTGAATREVRVKITKKELEELVGRVDVRGLSAKQVLDQLMDAADHGYDEAEHDHRSWRPALQSIPEVN from the coding sequence ATGGGAAACTGCTGTAGACGTGAATCGAGGTCGATGGTATGGGCTGGTGATGACTGGGGCTCTCTCACGTCAAAGATCGACGAAGAAGCTGATCATAATCAAAACACTTACAACGTGGAAAGGCTGAGGCTTCTTGGTGAAAATGGAGCTTTTGCTTTGTCTAATTCTTCCAGTACTTCTACCGGTACTACTACGGGGGCTGCTACGCGAGAGGTGAGGGTCAAGATCACAAAGAAGGAGCTGGAGGAGTTGGTGGGGAGAGTGGACGTGCGAGGTTTGTCTGCGAAACAGGTATTGGATCAGTTGATGGATGCTGCGGATCATGGATACGATGAGGCGGAGCATGATCATCGGTCGTGGAGGCCGGCCCTGCAAAGTATTCCAGAGGTCAATTAA